One segment of Anopheles stephensi strain Indian chromosome 3, UCI_ANSTEP_V1.0, whole genome shotgun sequence DNA contains the following:
- the LOC118513379 gene encoding uncharacterized protein LOC118513379 encodes MAGSVCESGKYFPVGLIGILLIGATLGSPLPQQDDYSSNEIDYEVSVPITTTSTSTTTTEYPYAAIARAYSSPPDKVGTIQYSSGVHKFRVGHDEDEQKRLLEEYYYHFERVEKNLPPTTQKYNFAPPSKY; translated from the exons ATGGCTGGAAGCGTTTGTGAAAGTGGGAAATATTTTCCAGTCGGGTTGATTGGTATACTTTTAATTGGTGCTACCCTGGGCAGTCCTCTGCCCCAGCAGGACGATTACAGCAGTAACG AGATTGATTATGAGGTGAGCGTGCCGATCACAACGACCAGTACCAGCACCACAACGACAGAGTATCCATATGCGGCAATAGCAAGAGCGTACTCATCGCCTCCGGACAAGGTGGGAACTATCCAGTACTCGTCCGGTGTCCACAAATTTCGCGTTGGTCACGACGAGGACGAACAGAAGCGTTTGCTCGAGGAGTATTACTATCACTTCGAAAGGGTGGAAAAGAATCTTCCACCG ACCACACAAAAGTATAATTTTGCACCGCCTAGTAAATATTAA